NNNNNNNNNNNNNNNNNNNNNNNNNNNNNNNNNNNNNNNNNNNNNNNNNNNNNNNNNNNNNNNNNNNNNNNNNaaaaaaaaaaaaaaaaaaaaaaaaaacgtatctGACGAGACGAAACACTTGTTTAGATACCCATTTACACTTATCATGCTCTATGCTCTCGTGTCAATCCCGTCAAAATGCAAGCATGCATGCGTTATGTATGTCaagttcaaatttttgtttccgTCCATTAAATGGATGTTAACACATTATTACTGATATCGtgttgtaaagaagaagaaaaaaacgagtgCAAGTTTGTAACACTCGGAATCACCAATAACGGAATAACGAGTGTTTTGATGCTATATGAAGCATGTGAGATTTGTCATTTAGATTTTTCATATATCaaccatataaaatattatgatattgATATATTACTATTACATCCTGGTTATACCGTCACCATATTCATTTGTGATATGGTGATGGATTTATCTCCACTCGATTGGTCACGCTTTGCACGTGTTGCTGCATACACATTTAATCTatacgtttttttgtttgtttgacgaccaaaaaacaaaaaactgtcGGCCAGATGTAGcctaattaattttgttgtcaGTAGGAGCGTTGGGGGATATAGTTtgttttaaagtaaataaataaacactaCATTATTGCTAACATATATTGCAAACAAAAATCATCGCGACGTTCGCAGTACCCGGctgtatatattttctttataagtTAGAAAGGGACATTTGGGGTGGTAAAATCACAATATATACCTCTTATTGGATCGTATCACGACGGTAGCTATATAATGGAACCGTAGTCTTCTTCACAAGTAATgggtgtttttatttatttcggATACTATATTCTTCcgtgaatatatataattcattagTGTATTagatactttttaaaagtaattggAAAAGCACGtattttttgttagaaatttgaagaatatgcaattttttttgttagatagaGAGTTCGTGAGACagagtataaaataaaaataaataaaaaaattaatatattcatgaccataaaaaaaaagttttatttgtagTCTAAGACTCACAGTTTTAGAGTAAATGAGAGATagaatatgataaaaaaaatccaatgtGTGGGACCCGATTTTGAAGTAttggataaaaaaaactaatgttttataggctaattaaattaataaaattttctcaaataaCACCAACtaacttttattttcaaatttatcactttaaaattttaaaaacaagatttaaattttaaaaattttacttgTCAAATTATTTTGTGAGAAAGTGCCTTCCTTTCTAATTAATTCGATATATAACTGGAGTGATCGAATACATAAGTGcgaaaaattcaaaagaaagagagagatattaaCGAGTagtatactaaatatatatatatgaaattataacatCACTGATTCactgaaacaaataaaagaagaagtaaaaaaaaaagacaacacaGATATGGTGATGACAAGGTTGAAGTAAAACAAATGACATGTCTTCTCACTTCGAGAGACACATAGCAATAGATAATAGACAACACACCAccaataaatttttaaagaaaaatcaaactcagATTAACGAGAGGTTGGGATACTTTGCGACGCGCCTAGACATGAACACCGTGCACCCATCCTTGGGCGATATCGTGGGGCAGTACACGATGTCATCGCAGCCGTCCGATCTAAGCCTcttgaaatcaaacaaagacGAGAACATTGCTATGAAGAGTACCAAATGGTTCAACGCGTAACGCTGCCCCACGCATTGGTGAGGCCCCCATCCAAAAGCTAGGAAGTTGCGTTTGAACACCTGGTCCTCTTGCCTTGTCTCGCTAAACCGGTCGGGGTCGAACCGGTCCGGTTCAGTAAACCCTTGAAAGGAAGAGTCAAAAACAGAAGGTAAGACAACTGCTCCTTTTGGAATAGTGTACGATTCCGTGAGAGGGAAGTCTGTGGCAGCGACGTGCGGGACCATAGTTGCCGGAGGTCTGTATCTCACAACCTCACGAGCCACGGAGCGCGTGTATTTCATCTCCGCGAGCTGATCGACGGTGATCAACGCGTTGGACTCAGGCGACCAGATCTTGGCCACTTCCTCTCTTACTCTGTTCAGCACTTCCGGCTCCGACTCAAGAAGCGTCACTGCCCATAGTAGTGATGACGTGGATGCGTCTTGCGCGGCAAAGAGAAAGTCAAAGAGCAAACTGCCGATATCTTCGTCTCCGGAGTACGGCGGCGGTGGATTCTCCTCGACGATGGCCTGCATCCAGAAATCGATTAGGCATGTTGGTTTTTCTCCTGCAGCCATCCGCACTTTTGATTTTCGGGCGCAAATGGCGAGCGTCTCCACTAGCCTCGTTACTGCTCGGCGAGCCTCACTGAACGCAAAGCCAGGGAGGTCGAATGGGAGCGCCATAGCTCCGAGATTGAACAGATTGTAATCAGTACGGAACCTATTTGTGGCTTCCTTGTCAAGGTAGGTTCCAACGAAAACCGTCTGTGAAGTCTCGAGGTTTAATTCACGGACAAGTTGCCGCAGCGACACCGGACGAGATCCTCCGGAGGTGCTCTCCTCCCATCGTTGTATATGACGGATGATAACTAATTGCTGGACGGCAGAGTAGGTCGAGAGTGCCTTGGGGGTGAAGTTAGGAGCGATCTGACGGCGAACGGACTTGTGATCTTCACCGAACATGTAAATGAGGTTGTGTTCACCGAAGAGCTTCTTTCCAAAAGGATGTCCGATAAGGTGGAAGGCATCAGGACGAACGTTTGAGAAGATTTGATGAGACAGCTCAGTGTCTTTGATATAGACAATGAATTTTCCGATGAGGTAGTTGGCGGAGAGGCCTGAGATGCCTGCAGCGGCGGATTGCTTGTCCCAGAAGGAAGTAGGGTCACGGACTAGCGAAACGACGTTTCCGATGATCGGAGGGACAAATAGAGGGCCAGGGAGGTTGCGTTTCTTGAGAAGGTAAGAAAGTTGCtcaaggagaaggaagagaagtaATGCTGAGGCGACGTATGGTGCGAGAGAGGCAaatagagaaacagagaaaaccaTATTTTATTGTTCCTCTAATAGTTAAAACTTCTCTTAATGGGTTCTGATCTGTATTTGATTGAGTTTTTGAGTATATAAATGGAAATGATtgaataaagagaagaagagggttTTGCTTTGTTGTCTTGATGATTGCTTTTTGTCTCTCTTGGTGTTCCCTTCTTTGTTTGGTGGGTTTTGCAGAATTTTCTAAGGTTTTTGGGAGCTGTTTTCAAATTGCAATGGTATTGGAACAAGAAGAATTTCTTGTCTATGTgaaagatagaaagagagagacgcaTATAGTGAATTGACCATGAGCTGTTGTTGAAGATCagttttataaagaaattaaattcgAATTAGTTGGTTAGTTGTAATTAGTACTAgcacattattaaaaaaaaaaaaaagtatagccGGCATTGTAAAAAGAGGACTCTTGTAGTATAACATAGTGAAAACGagaaaatttatgtaattgaaaatttgtGAGTATGTTGACTTGACGATTCTAAGACATCACTGTCAAATAGATACTGTTCCTTGGATACATTTTGATGTTATCTCAATAGATGACTTTGGTTTTCAACTCCCAAAATGAATTGTTTGTTAACAGCTCTTTGACCTTAAAAGGAATAGTTTGGGCACAAGCTCATACCTATCAACCTGATTTCCTCTAAATCATAaaaagatcattaacaaatcaaAGTTGAAATAGTCTATGATAATAACGCTTTGCGGTTAGCCGGTTAGTTAAAATTCCTTTTTGATAAACTGCTTACATATTCTGAAAtgttctaaatatatattatcttgtTAAGCTTCAATCATGtccaaataatattttgtataatgCGCGTGCCCATCACAACATCTTATTTTAAAGCTTTTCATGTATAAGGACGTCTTAAGTTGCGTATAGCGCAATTCTAGTGATTTTTTTATTCCAATGATCCAGTccaatatatgtataaatgtCTAGCTTTTCTAATGCACGTACACAGCCAATAAGCGAGATTCTGATTATAATATgaaacttaaattatttaattatgctgttgttgttgtgtccTCACCCTAACTCGGTAGATTGCATATCATGAAAAGCAAACAATTTAAATAGTTTACATTTAAAGAGAGTAATATATCTGTTATAGCATGTATACTTTTCTATATCCAAACAGTGAGATAAACACAATGAATATAATTATGTTTGGCCgaaactaatatgttttgaatcatatatataaaagtaaggttttggtctctccttattggttgattttcatttaataca
The sequence above is drawn from the Camelina sativa cultivar DH55 chromosome 4, Cs, whole genome shotgun sequence genome and encodes:
- the LOC104781843 gene encoding cytochrome P450 710A1-like codes for the protein MVFSVSLFASLAPYVASALLLFLLLEQLSYLLKKRNLPGPLFVPPIIGNVVSLVRDPTSFWDKQSAAAGISGLSANYLIGKFIVYIKDTELSHQIFSNVRPDAFHLIGHPFGKKLFGEHNLIYMFGEDHKSVRRQIAPNFTPKALSTYSAVQQLVIIRHIQRWEESTSGGSRPVSLRQLVRELNLETSQTVFVGTYLDKEATNRFRTDYNLFNLGAMALPFDLPGFAFSEARRAVTRLVETLAICARKSKVRMAAGEKPTCLIDFWMQAIVEENPPPPYSGDEDIGSLLFDFLFAAQDASTSSLLWAVTLLESEPEVLNRVREEVAKIWSPESNALITVDQLAEMKYTRSVAREVVRYRPPATMVPHVAATDFPLTESYTIPKGAVVLPSVFDSSFQGFTEPDRFDPDRFSETRQEDQVFKRNFLAFGWGPHQCVGQRYALNHLVLFIAMFSSLFDFKRLRSDGCDDIVYCPTISPKDGCTVFMSRRVAKYPNLSLI